A genomic stretch from Erwinia sp. E_sp_B01_1 includes:
- the ihfB gene encoding integration host factor subunit beta produces MTKSELIERLAGQHSHIPAKVVEDAVKEMLEHMATTLAQGERIEIRGFGSFSLHYRAPRTGRNPKTGDKVELEGKYVPHFKPGKELRDRANIYG; encoded by the coding sequence ATGACCAAGTCAGAACTTATTGAAAGACTTGCTGGCCAGCACTCTCATATTCCGGCGAAAGTCGTTGAGGATGCGGTCAAAGAGATGCTTGAGCACATGGCGACCACTTTGGCGCAGGGCGAACGCATTGAAATCCGGGGCTTCGGCAGTTTTTCTTTGCACTATCGCGCACCCCGCACTGGCCGTAACCCGAAAACGGGTGACAAAGTGGAGTTGGAAGGTAAATACGTTCCACACTTCAAGCCAGGTAAAGAGCTGCGTGACCGGGCAAATATTTACGGCTGA
- a CDS encoding ComEC/Rec2 family competence protein, whose protein sequence is MPYSLSRLAMWTIVAMLPLVFLPQLPEARYDGWIVLCALGLLRLCRCWAKDLAILMLLFLWAVMAGRTLLDQVDLLSQGTPDALIKIESVLNQSERLKIKLLKVNGKEIFPPVQALINVKQNKSHFCRAQKWSAKLKLRPVHARLNEGGFDAQRFALANSTPLTGRVLSLEPVEAGCGWRDRIIQRSEAAYGDLPWQSIISALAFGERGEVSQQMTRLLRETGTAHLMAISGMHISLAASVGWLIARALQLTFRAHWIGYRFPLFLSLMVALAYTWLSGGIRPPSGQCWPYPPGAPSGWQGFAAITGRFGEFASGSFSFSIP, encoded by the coding sequence ATGCCTTACAGTCTCAGCCGGCTTGCGATGTGGACGATCGTCGCTATGCTGCCCCTTGTTTTCCTTCCCCAGCTTCCTGAAGCCCGCTATGACGGCTGGATTGTCCTTTGTGCGCTGGGTTTACTGAGGCTGTGCCGTTGCTGGGCGAAAGATCTGGCTATTTTGATGCTGCTCTTTTTGTGGGCGGTAATGGCAGGGAGAACCCTGCTTGATCAGGTTGATCTTTTATCTCAGGGCACACCCGATGCATTGATAAAAATTGAGAGCGTGTTGAACCAGTCAGAAAGGCTCAAAATAAAGCTGCTGAAGGTCAATGGTAAAGAGATTTTTCCGCCCGTCCAGGCGCTGATTAACGTAAAGCAGAACAAAAGCCACTTTTGTCGGGCGCAAAAATGGTCGGCGAAACTCAAACTCAGGCCCGTCCATGCCCGTCTGAATGAGGGTGGATTTGATGCACAACGCTTTGCCCTGGCAAACAGCACGCCGCTAACGGGAAGAGTATTATCCCTGGAGCCAGTGGAAGCTGGATGCGGCTGGCGCGATCGGATCATCCAGCGGAGTGAGGCAGCGTATGGTGACCTGCCGTGGCAGTCGATCATCTCCGCACTGGCGTTTGGAGAGCGGGGAGAGGTCAGCCAGCAAATGACCCGGCTGTTGAGAGAGACGGGAACGGCGCACCTCATGGCTATCTCCGGTATGCATATCAGCCTGGCGGCCAGCGTAGGCTGGTTGATAGCCAGAGCACTGCAACTGACTTTCCGTGCTCACTGGATTGGCTATCGTTTCCCATTATTCCTCAGCCTGATGGTCGCCCTGGCCTATACCTGGCTTTCCGGGGGAATCCGCCCTCCATCAGGGCAATGCTGGCCTTATCCACCTGGAGCACCAT